The sequence ATGCACAAGGCCAGATAAGTTACTAAATTATGCCTGCGCCAACGTTCACACGTTGGCACCTTTTCTGCAATCCTGACAACGGGCAGAACGCAGTGTTTTAAGTTGTTCGAAACACACATCACTTTTCTGGGAAACCGCACAACTAACTGTTAACCCAAATACACATCGACCCTAAACAAATTTAGAACGTTCCCCTCTGCCTGGCAATAAAAGAAATGGCAGAGAAATGGAAGGCAAGAACTAACTTTTTCAGTTCGACCAAAAGCTGTATCGATATTCTAGTTGCTACGCTAACTTCTTAGGCTCTGTAGTCGCTCTCGTGGTGAGGCAGGTGTGCATGATTATGGCGATACTACATTGTTATTGTTATGCGCAAGGAATTCGGGAAATTGTGGTGCTGATGCATACATTCTTCCGTTGCCACGCTTGGTGGCAATGATTATACAATAAATACCGTGCAATAAGTTAGGTTTCTTTAGAATCAATGGTTAGTTTATCCATTCTGCACCAGCCTAATAAATTATGATTGACATCGAGGTCATTGACAAGAATTGAAAGACGTCCATCAGAACTAAAATTTCTATCAGCATATCATAAGCAATCAAGTGGTAACGTCGGCTAGTTGTCCTTCAATTGTGGGGCGGGTTCGGCGCCAAGGACAAGCACAAAAAAAAGGATACGGCACATTAAAAACGACACAAGTGTTAATTTCATTGTGCCTTAACCGTTGGTTGTCGACGTCCTTGGCGCTGTGTATACTCAAACACAGCATACATTTTGAAGACTCAAGACCATTGGGTAAGTCGTTAACACGGACTAGGGGCACTATTATACTCAGGTTTCAACCCTACAATACACCTTTATAAGTATTTCTGAATTGAGAGAAAGCGCCAGAAATGCCAACAATTTCACACCTATCTGGTAAGCAACTccgaagtagtagtagtaaaggTGAACCTATTTTTCCGGTGACCTGAAAACGGTcatagaaaaaaaagcaagactatgtacacgcgtcaatatgcgTTCACCGTAATCTTTTATTAGGTGAGCACTGCGCCCAGAAAGACAGAGGAGCAGCAAAAGAACCTTCAGCGTTTCTTCGCACCTTCAACAAATTAATGAGATGCCCGTGATTGCAACGGACCGTGAATGCTTGCATCCCCTGATTTGCAGGAAGCTAGCGAGTTTGTCCTCGACGGCGTCTAGCTTTGATAGCCGTCGCAGTCGCCGCGAGCAGCATTAATGGGGCGACTCCACGAAAAAACGTTTATCCTCCCCTCATGCCTCCCAACGCACGGTGAAAGTTATTACCGCATTGAGAGTAAtacaaaacaaaattttaaacACACCCTTAACATCTTGTCAAGGAAAATGTGGCAGTCAAACCATGGCGACGACAGGTACAGCCATGCATGCTTTCATGTGGAGCTGGCAAGCCCGTCAAAGCAGATTCGAATCATTGCGGGCCGAATCCGGCGCCGTCCGTTAGTTGCGTATAGCGATTTCGAGTACAAAGCTTCCTCCCCAGCTAAAGTTCTTCACAGAATAAGTTTGCCCCCAGTCATCATCACTGCTTTTCTCGAAGTCACGGGAATCATGTCCCCTTAATTCTGTTACTCTAACGACTTTCGGAAGGTCACGGTTGTTTTCCTTGCAGCTCCAAGCGAATTTCAGAGAAAGTAGGGTCTTCGTCGGCCGTTCACATCGGTAGATAACCATAGTAAACCACGCGTTTCGCCGATGCAACCTAGTCACACAGGTGGTACAGTCACCCTTCCAGCCAGGGTGTGATAAAATCACATGATAGATTGTTTCATTAACGTTCGCACAGCTTGGCGAGCTAGAGTCGGCACGCGCTCCCGTTGGCTCGTCTATACTTTGCGGGAGAAGGAACACCTGCACGGTCGGGCGGGATTCTTTCATTTGTACTTGGACTAAGCGTTCGAGACATTGGAGCAACTCGCCGGTGAAGTGTTCCAAGTTTCGAAGGGTGCTCGTCACCTCTGGCAAGTGCATACTTTCGGGAGCAGAACCTGCCACACTTTTTCGAGCCAGACAACTTTCCCCTGCTTCACAAGCGAGCATGCGCTTTTGCATCTCCGAAGCCTCGCCGACCGCCTCCGAAAATTTCTGGGCGGCCAGTGCCACGTTGGCATTGAGTGTCTCGAGACTAGCCGCCAGCGCTGCGTTTACCTCCTGCAGCTGCGCGCCTTGCATTCTGGCCGCCTCCGTCAGTTCGTTCAGCTGACTCTGAAGGGCCGGCACCGCGTCCTCGCAAACATTCGTCGCCAACTTTTCGAGTTCTCGACCAACTGTGGTGACGTCACCGGAAGTGACGACGGCGCAGCTTTGCCCCGATGACTCGCCCAGCGTAACCGACGACGCTGCGTTGCTGCAGCCGCCAATGTAGTGGGCGGCAAGCTCCGAGTTCCGCACGGTCCCGCCGCACCGTTCGCACGGAAGCGCGTGGAAGGAGCACTCTGCCTCGAAGTGTCCCAGGAGTGCCGCCAGGGGGCCGACGAAGTCGCAGCCGTGGACTTCGTTCCAGCAGTGAGCCTTGAAAAGAAAGTGGAAGGACGAGAAACGGGTCATGGTAAAGAAAAGCGTATCCATGACACTGTCCTTTTAGAAACGTTCGGTGGTTTCCCGCCCCTAATACATGGGAAGTTATGGTCATTCGCTTTCAAAATGAAACCGATAACTGACAGTGGTGGGTGGTCTGTAGCGGCATTAATTGCGTTTCTATTCTCTAGCATTTTCGTCGTTTCCTTGTGGGTAGACACAACTCAAACTTTCGGGCGCATGATCGCGGAAAGTTGTCGATGCAACACAGCTGCGCAGAAAAGGTTATTGCATGTCATGCCAAAAAAGTATGCTGGTAAATAGTGCTCCTAATTAATGACGAATGTTTAAAAAGGACAGCTCAATAGCGCTTTGACGGCAGCGTTGCGGGGCAGGTTCACCGCAGGAGGTCGTATCTAACTAAACACATGGTGTAATACACATCCGTTTACATGTACGCTCGCAAAGGAAGTGATCAGATTGAAAAGCAGTGAACCACCCTCGTTCTTTGGCGTAATTTGAACTGTCTAACACGGGATGTGGTCGCATCGCTCTGCGGCGCCCGTGCCTCGTGCGCACAGCCATTTCCAGCAGCGGCGCACTCCGTAATGTGGATAGCATCATCCTTCGCTGTACGGTCGAGGCGCTTACGCTACTTCCGTGCCAGCGGCGGGCATGAAACACAGCGAGTTGAACGGGAAGCTCAGTGGCATGTGCGCACCGGTTTGAGAACGCCTTCTTTCAAGTACGGAGAACGCAGCGCATGAAGGCACCGATAGACGAGCACGAGACGTTCATTCGAGGGATctccagccgtttgtgcgcaggcgcgagtaagaccGGGCGTGAAAgagatctgggggcttttgctccttgaatatatgactctgcctaggcactccggaggagtttcttagcgcgggTTGTATGCGCTTGCCCCTAGGCGCCCCGGCAAaagtcacggggtgcggtagtgcTGAACCTATCATCGCAAGTTGGtggctcgacgcaattatatttattcaatggtGGTGTTTGCCaattaaaacaacgtgtcactatttcgcatcattggcggcgcctccaggacaccaaagcggcaacgagcacatcaaagctagaagccggactggtccgtggatcggggctcgcagaggcctgcgcgtgccaagagagtataagatcggctgtccgctatcgcagACACCCATTTTTTTTATGCAAACACCCACTGGCACGCTTTTGGCTCCGCGGCAACAACCGacaggccgccctgcttccagctttgatccccccgctaccgcttgggtgccccggatatcctgcgccgcctgctttaatataacttCAGGCGCTCTCCTGAGCGCCTCAGTTTCCCGGTTACATGTGCCcccctggagcagtgcttgtaaaaaatgcaatcatCGTGACTAACAGAGTGGCCCGCGTCTTATACAGCGCCAGTctgaaccttgccccttcagagacagtgatcaccaaatggtACGTACGTgtccactgcctcaccgcgcgggcagttAGCggccgagcgtaaacaaactcgacccccctCCGccatgcctagggacaaacgcacgctACACGCCCAAGGAaacttctccaccgtagtgcctaggcagagtcgcatATTCAAGgtgcaaaggcccccagattttctctcttacCCGTTCTTACTTACGCcagcgcagaaacgtcgagcgccgtcaaaagtGCCACgctccgctgtacctactagcattGGTGATCGCTGCGTCTGAAGGGGAAAGGTTCTGATTGGTGTTGAATGAATCGCaagtcgcttttttcgtcgcgacgatacatGGGATTTTTCACGAGCACTGCTTCAGAAAAGGACACATGTAATCGGCaaatggaggcctcaggagagcggctgaggttataataaagcaggcggcgcaggttCTCCAGGGCACACAAGGGATAGCACGAgcgatcaaagctggaagcaggccagcccgtgggttggggccgctgAGGCCGAAGCGTGCTAgggggtggaggaggaggaggaaaaaactttattcttgtcctgtacaaggtgttgccatctGCCTGGCTAGTctcatgttgggaccgggaggtcaagcctcctagccctatcacgggcgtactggacagccaagacttgagggatatgatctggagatctgatcattcctaaaaaccgattccgggaaatgccagggccgagcgacccacactcccggagcatatgttcaagcgtgcatatctcctttttgcatgctttgcatataatattcatgtctgcaatgtca comes from Dermacentor andersoni chromosome 9, qqDerAnde1_hic_scaffold, whole genome shotgun sequence and encodes:
- the LOC126527735 gene encoding uncharacterized protein, which produces MLGSGRPFLHRVCDSVSGVNWRPTRFVDELVAARYACCVCHVIPSTTVVLPCGHALCGQCQRGCATQDGGNVCPLDGEPFCEDECQKLQLPERRKQKLEAHCWNEVHGCDFVGPLAALLGHFEAECSFHALPCERCGGTVRNSELAAHYIGGCSNAASSVTLGESSGQSCAVVTSGDVTTVGRELEKLATNVCEDAVPALQSQLNELTEAARMQGAQLQEVNAALAASLETLNANVALAAQKFSEAVGEASEMQKRMLACEAGESCLARKSVAGSAPESMHLPEVTSTLRNLEHFTGELLQCLERLVQVQMKESRPTVQVFLLPQSIDEPTGARADSSSPSCANVNETIYHVILSHPGWKGDCTTCVTRLHRRNAWFTMVIYRCERPTKTLLSLKFAWSCKENNRDLPKVVRVTELRGHDSRDFEKSSDDDWGQTYSVKNFSWGGSFVLEIAIRN